From the Desulfovibrio sp. JY genome, one window contains:
- a CDS encoding sigma-54-dependent Fis family transcriptional regulator, whose amino-acid sequence MQALASLGSSRYIDERILSEYEEPTISNYYSGPFSILNGLNSLFWDKISTTRAQFHRGELTHSPSIRPSIMRSWQRSRAARVPSVGVPMVLLDHHEFQTIIKKNEFFVTIAARIMDELLENILPSKSCIILTDADGVYLHTIGAGEGFGRGTTCPLRGLISRETVDGTTAMGLCLEEKAPVCVLGCEHYNSHFDGWSCAAAPIFDNKGHLVGSLSLTLERDTFHQHTFGLVIAAARAITEQMRLRRLLQEVQTLMELLGEAVVMVDANGAIRLINRYAKRLFHVREDVTGRDMSAIATVTGGDPMLVLGKSVKDGECSLRLADGTPQHCLFSTSPTPEGGLCVTLRESRRMHKLAGRITGGKAVYDFSDIKGDAPAMEQALRLARVASGNAMTTLILGESGVGKELFAQAIHNGGSRRDQPFVVVNCGAIPRDLVQSELFGYEAGAFTGANRQGAPGKFELADGGTLFLDEIGDMPLSAQVSLLRVLQEGEVTRVGGKRPTRVDVRVVAATHRDLTAAVKNGTFRQDLYYRLNILVITVPPLRRRQEDIAALARFFLQKTAKSLHRQVTKFAPEAMEWLLSYSWPGNVRELENLVERMTVVAEGARIELADLPPECLRGASCPPAGKAPESGLGGDTGTQGLADALRAAKGNVRAAAKELGVSRVTLYARIKRCGLDLEAIRGAL is encoded by the coding sequence ATGCAAGCCTTGGCGTCCTTGGGGTCATCCCGCTATATTGATGAACGGATATTATCCGAATATGAAGAGCCGACGATCAGCAATTACTACAGCGGCCCGTTTTCCATCCTCAATGGGCTCAATTCCCTGTTTTGGGACAAGATAAGCACCACCCGCGCCCAATTTCACCGTGGCGAGCTCACCCACTCCCCCTCCATCCGCCCGAGCATCATGCGCTCCTGGCAAAGGTCGCGCGCGGCCCGCGTCCCGTCGGTCGGCGTGCCGATGGTGCTTCTCGATCACCATGAATTTCAGACAATCATCAAAAAAAACGAGTTTTTCGTCACCATCGCCGCGCGCATCATGGACGAACTTCTGGAAAACATCCTGCCGTCGAAAAGCTGCATCATCCTGACGGACGCCGACGGCGTGTACCTGCATACCATCGGCGCCGGGGAAGGCTTCGGCCGTGGCACGACCTGCCCCCTGCGCGGCCTGATCAGCCGGGAAACCGTGGACGGCACCACGGCCATGGGCCTTTGCCTGGAAGAAAAGGCCCCTGTGTGCGTGCTCGGCTGCGAGCATTACAATTCCCATTTCGACGGCTGGTCCTGCGCGGCCGCACCCATCTTCGACAACAAGGGCCATCTGGTCGGCAGCCTGTCCCTGACCCTGGAACGCGACACGTTCCACCAGCACACCTTCGGCCTGGTCATCGCGGCGGCCAGGGCCATCACCGAACAGATGCGCCTGCGCCGCCTGCTCCAGGAAGTCCAGACCCTGATGGAGCTCTTGGGCGAGGCCGTGGTGATGGTCGACGCCAACGGGGCGATCCGCCTGATAAACCGCTATGCCAAGCGCCTGTTCCACGTCCGGGAGGATGTCACGGGCCGGGACATGTCCGCCATCGCCACGGTCACGGGGGGCGACCCCATGCTGGTCCTCGGCAAAAGCGTCAAGGACGGCGAATGTTCCCTGCGCCTGGCCGACGGCACGCCGCAGCATTGCCTGTTCTCCACCTCGCCCACGCCCGAGGGCGGCCTGTGCGTGACCCTGCGCGAAAGCCGGCGCATGCACAAACTGGCCGGGCGCATCACCGGCGGCAAGGCGGTCTACGATTTTTCGGACATCAAAGGCGACGCCCCGGCCATGGAGCAGGCCCTGCGTCTGGCCCGGGTGGCCAGCGGCAATGCCATGACCACCCTGATCCTCGGCGAATCCGGCGTGGGCAAGGAGCTTTTCGCCCAGGCCATCCACAACGGCGGCTCCCGGCGCGACCAGCCTTTTGTCGTGGTCAACTGCGGGGCCATCCCCCGCGACCTGGTGCAAAGCGAACTGTTCGGCTACGAGGCCGGAGCCTTTACGGGAGCCAACCGGCAGGGCGCGCCGGGCAAGTTCGAACTGGCCGACGGCGGCACCCTCTTCCTCGACGAGATCGGCGACATGCCGCTGTCCGCCCAGGTGAGCCTCTTGCGGGTGCTCCAGGAGGGCGAAGTGACCCGTGTCGGCGGGAAACGCCCGACAAGGGTGGATGTGCGGGTCGTGGCGGCCACCCATCGCGACCTGACCGCCGCCGTAAAGAACGGCACCTTCCGCCAGGATCTCTATTACCGCCTCAACATCCTGGTCATCACCGTTCCGCCCCTGCGTCGCCGCCAGGAAGACATCGCCGCCCTGGCCCGCTTCTTCCTGCAAAAAACCGCCAAGAGCCTGCACAGGCAGGTGACCAAATTCGCCCCCGAGGCCATGGAATGGCTCCTGTCCTACTCCTGGCCCGGCAATGTGCGGGAATTGGAAAACCTGGTGGAGCGCATGACGGTGGTGGCCGAGGGGGCGCGCATCGAGCTGGCGGACCTGCCACCGGAATGCCTCCGGGGCGCATCATGCCCGCCGGCCGGGAAAGCCCCGGAATCCGGCCTTGGGGGCGATACGGGCACGCAGGGCCTGGCCGATGCGCTTCGCGCGGCCAAGGGGAACGTACGGGCCGCGGCCAAGGAGCTGGGGGTGTCGCGGGTGACGCTTTACGCGCGCATCAAGCGCTGCGGCCTGGACCTGGAGGCCATTCGCGGCGCGCTGTAA
- a CDS encoding iron-containing alcohol dehydrogenase: MSNVTAFQLADMLFTGAGALEKTPDALKAAGVKKPLVVTDKGIVKAGLAKRVEDVLTAAGIAYAVYDGTVANPTDDNVDEAFALYGKEGCDGLIGLGGGSSMDTAKGCGILATSGGPIDQYRGMGLLKAPLPFFVAIPTTAGTGSESTSASIITNTRGDHHWKMVILDGRLLPKAAIIDPLLMMGLPPHITASTGMDAMTHAIEAYISIGAMEYTDALAIGAIRLIFKYLRRATGNGNDLEAREKMAYAQTMAGMAFTNAGLGIVHSLAHPLSAFYGISHGDANALALPTCLEFNKIVCREKMADIARAAGLTDLGPYPEDTAVDAIRRLSADVRIPASVTEAAARIGARIDPKDIGPMSKDALNELSTITTPRVPTLADVEALYKQCW; this comes from the coding sequence ATGTCCAACGTCACCGCTTTTCAACTGGCCGACATGCTCTTTACCGGTGCCGGAGCCCTGGAAAAAACGCCGGACGCGCTCAAGGCGGCCGGGGTGAAAAAACCGCTGGTCGTGACGGACAAGGGCATCGTGAAGGCCGGTCTGGCCAAGCGGGTGGAAGACGTGCTGACGGCGGCCGGCATCGCCTATGCCGTGTATGACGGCACCGTGGCCAACCCCACCGACGACAACGTCGACGAAGCCTTCGCCCTCTACGGCAAGGAAGGCTGCGACGGCCTGATCGGCCTTGGCGGCGGCAGCTCCATGGACACGGCCAAGGGCTGCGGCATCCTGGCCACCAGCGGCGGCCCCATCGACCAGTACCGGGGCATGGGCCTGCTGAAAGCGCCGCTGCCCTTTTTCGTGGCCATCCCCACCACGGCCGGCACCGGCTCCGAGTCGACCTCGGCCTCCATCATCACCAACACCCGGGGCGACCACCACTGGAAGATGGTCATCCTCGACGGCCGGCTTCTGCCCAAGGCGGCCATCATCGATCCGCTGCTCATGATGGGCCTGCCGCCCCACATCACCGCCTCCACGGGCATGGACGCCATGACCCACGCCATCGAGGCCTACATCTCCATCGGCGCCATGGAATACACCGATGCCCTGGCCATCGGCGCCATAAGGCTCATCTTCAAATACCTGCGCCGGGCCACGGGCAACGGCAACGATCTCGAGGCCCGGGAAAAGATGGCCTATGCCCAGACCATGGCCGGCATGGCCTTCACCAACGCGGGCCTCGGCATTGTCCATTCCCTGGCCCACCCGTTAAGCGCCTTTTACGGCATCTCCCACGGCGACGCCAACGCGTTGGCCCTGCCTACCTGCCTGGAATTCAACAAAATCGTCTGTCGGGAAAAGATGGCCGACATCGCCCGGGCGGCCGGGCTCACCGACCTGGGCCCCTACCCCGAAGACACGGCCGTGGACGCCATCCGGCGCTTAAGCGCCGATGTGCGCATCCCGGCCAGCGTCACCGAGGCCGCCGCCCGTATCGGGGCCAGGATCGACCCCAAGGACATCGGCCCCATGTCCAAGGACGCGCTCAACGAGCTCTCGACCATCACCACTCCCAGGGTGCCGACCCTGGCCGATGTCGAGGCGCTCTACAAACAGTGCTGGTAG
- a CDS encoding molybdopterin-dependent oxidoreductase: protein MEQLEQKILIVNGVEKNIIADPNAFLADILREQLHLTGTKIGCAQGQCGACSVIINGKVVRSCITKMSRVPEKALVTTIEGIGQPGELHPLQRSWVKHGAAQCGFCSPGFIVSAKGLLDENPSPSREDVRDWFQKHRNACRCTGYKPIVDAVMEAAGVMRGEAPETSLDFVMPADRRIWGSSYPRPTAEAKVTGTLDYGADLGIKMPDGTLHLALVQATVHHAMIRGIDTTEAEKMPGVYRVLTAKDVKGKNRIFGLVNHPRHKGDGWERPILCDAKIFQFGDAVAIVCADTAAQAKAAAAKVRLDLEELSAYLTLPEAMAPDAIEIHPGTPNVYFTQPLVKGEETAPLFARDDVAVAEGEFHTSRQPHMPIEPDVGFAYMGEDGLLHIHSKSIAVHLHALMIAEGIGLTPDKIALASNPMGGTFGYKLSPTTEALLAVAVLATGRPAYLRYDYFQQMTYTGKRSPFHIKAKMAADKATGKIVALEHDYSVDHGPYCEMGDVLTFRGIEFIGAGYDIPNIRGMGRTVATNHCWGAAFRGFGGPQSFFAGESLMDELALKLGQDPLEFRLANCYRPGSTTPTGQEPDVYCLPEMFEALRPLYREAKARAEKESTPAVKKGVGIAVGVYGAGGDGVERAEVFVRLDPDDGVTVGASWEDHGQGADIGAVGTAHEALRPMGVPPEKIRFSWPDSAKQPPAGPAGASRSQVVVGGAIRVACEALLAAAKKEDGTYRTHAEMTAADKPTRFDGVYTIPGVPCDPETGLGSPFLVYMYVIHMSEVSVETATGKVTVDRMRCMADIGRINNRLATDGQIYGCMEIGVGLALSEDFEDVKKHSTLAGAGFPYIQGVPDDLEIVYFENHPRQWGPFGAAGSGEGPMVSPHVAIINAIRHACGARVTTLPARPETVLAAMAAAN from the coding sequence ATGGAACAACTCGAGCAAAAGATACTCATCGTCAATGGTGTTGAGAAAAACATAATAGCCGACCCCAATGCCTTTCTGGCCGACATTCTTCGCGAGCAATTGCATCTGACAGGCACCAAGATCGGCTGCGCACAGGGACAATGCGGCGCCTGCTCGGTCATCATCAACGGAAAGGTCGTGCGCTCCTGCATCACCAAAATGAGCCGCGTTCCCGAAAAAGCCCTGGTCACCACCATCGAGGGCATCGGCCAGCCCGGGGAGCTCCATCCCCTGCAACGCTCCTGGGTCAAACACGGGGCGGCCCAGTGCGGCTTTTGCTCCCCGGGATTTATCGTCTCGGCTAAGGGGCTCCTGGACGAAAACCCGAGCCCCAGCCGCGAAGACGTGCGCGACTGGTTTCAAAAGCACCGCAACGCCTGCCGCTGCACCGGCTACAAGCCCATCGTGGACGCGGTCATGGAAGCGGCGGGCGTCATGCGCGGCGAGGCCCCGGAGACGAGCCTCGATTTCGTCATGCCCGCCGACCGGCGCATCTGGGGCTCGTCCTACCCGCGTCCCACGGCCGAGGCCAAGGTCACGGGCACCCTCGATTACGGCGCGGACCTCGGCATCAAGATGCCGGACGGCACCCTGCACCTGGCCCTGGTCCAGGCCACGGTCCACCATGCCATGATCCGGGGCATCGACACGACCGAAGCGGAGAAGATGCCCGGCGTGTACCGGGTGCTCACGGCCAAGGACGTCAAGGGCAAAAACCGCATTTTCGGCCTGGTCAACCACCCGCGCCACAAGGGCGACGGCTGGGAACGGCCCATCTTGTGCGACGCCAAGATCTTCCAGTTCGGCGACGCCGTGGCCATCGTCTGCGCCGACACCGCCGCCCAGGCCAAGGCGGCCGCGGCCAAGGTGCGCCTCGACCTGGAGGAGCTGTCGGCCTACCTGACCCTGCCCGAGGCCATGGCCCCGGACGCCATCGAGATCCACCCCGGCACCCCCAACGTCTATTTCACCCAGCCGCTGGTCAAAGGCGAGGAGACGGCTCCCCTCTTCGCGCGCGACGACGTGGCCGTGGCCGAGGGCGAATTCCACACCAGCCGCCAGCCCCACATGCCCATCGAACCCGACGTCGGCTTCGCCTACATGGGCGAGGACGGCCTGCTCCACATCCACAGCAAGTCCATCGCCGTGCACCTGCACGCCCTCATGATCGCCGAAGGCATCGGGCTCACCCCGGACAAGATCGCCCTGGCCTCCAACCCCATGGGCGGCACCTTCGGCTACAAGCTGAGCCCCACCACCGAGGCCCTGCTCGCCGTGGCGGTCCTGGCCACCGGACGCCCGGCCTATCTGCGCTACGACTACTTCCAGCAGATGACCTACACCGGCAAGCGCTCGCCGTTTCACATCAAGGCCAAGATGGCGGCGGACAAGGCAACCGGCAAGATCGTGGCCCTGGAGCACGATTACTCCGTGGACCACGGCCCCTACTGCGAGATGGGCGACGTGCTGACCTTTCGCGGCATCGAATTCATCGGCGCGGGTTACGATATCCCGAACATCCGGGGCATGGGCCGCACCGTGGCCACCAACCACTGCTGGGGCGCGGCCTTTCGCGGCTTCGGCGGTCCCCAGTCCTTTTTCGCCGGCGAATCCCTGATGGACGAACTGGCGCTCAAACTCGGCCAGGACCCGCTGGAATTCAGGCTGGCCAACTGCTACCGGCCCGGTTCCACCACCCCCACCGGCCAGGAGCCCGACGTCTACTGCCTGCCGGAGATGTTCGAGGCCCTGCGGCCGCTGTACCGGGAAGCCAAGGCGCGGGCCGAAAAGGAATCCACCCCGGCCGTGAAAAAGGGCGTGGGCATCGCGGTCGGCGTCTACGGGGCCGGCGGCGACGGCGTGGAGCGGGCCGAGGTCTTCGTGCGGCTCGATCCCGACGACGGCGTCACGGTCGGCGCCTCCTGGGAGGATCACGGCCAGGGCGCGGACATCGGCGCCGTGGGCACGGCCCACGAGGCCCTGCGCCCCATGGGCGTCCCGCCGGAAAAAATCCGTTTCAGCTGGCCCGATTCGGCCAAGCAGCCCCCGGCCGGCCCGGCCGGAGCCTCCCGTTCCCAGGTCGTGGTCGGCGGGGCCATCCGCGTGGCCTGCGAGGCCCTGCTCGCCGCCGCCAAAAAGGAGGACGGCACGTACAGGACCCACGCCGAAATGACCGCCGCCGACAAGCCCACGCGATTCGACGGCGTCTACACCATCCCCGGCGTGCCCTGCGATCCCGAAACCGGGCTTGGCAGCCCCTTCTTGGTCTACATGTACGTCATCCACATGTCCGAGGTCTCGGTCGAAACCGCCACCGGCAAGGTGACCGTGGACCGCATGCGCTGCATGGCCGACATCGGCAGGATCAACAACCGGCTGGCCACCGACGGCCAGATATACGGCTGCATGGAGATCGGGGTGGGGCTGGCCCTGTCCGAGGACTTCGAGGACGTGAAAAAGCACTCCACCCTGGCCGGGGCCGGCTTCCCCTACATCCAGGGCGTGCCGGACGATCTGGAGATCGTCTACTTCGAGAACCATCCGCGCCAGTGGGGTCCCTTCGGCGCGGCCGGTTCCGGGGAAGGCCCCATGGTCAGTCCCCACGTGGCCATCATCAACGCCATCCGCCACGCCTGCGGCGCGCGCGTGACGACGCTGCCGGCCAGGCCGGAAACGGTGCTGGCCGCCATGGCCGCCGCCAACTGA
- a CDS encoding DUF1980 domain-containing protein, giving the protein MTIRPRALLARLDGLAWLAMAAFMAYLALAGDYWHYLNPKFKPLTLSAAVVLAALAVWALLRPVAKPSFARALAYLALAAMVVISQNWLPFSAASPDVDVFALPPRLPAPPKPAPALTRMTVDGKAYIPINTVELLDLAHNKPAGKWTLAYAMRGFVKRDPVLDAKGEFVLWRLAIWCCFADSTATGFKVKLPPGTPLPPDKSWQVAYGHLAAMPEDQRGAYAPPGMSFTSISPDALFVADRVAPAAVVPEEVCVFEWRPAEPYNY; this is encoded by the coding sequence GTGACCATCCGCCCGCGCGCCCTGCTCGCCCGCCTGGACGGACTGGCCTGGCTGGCCATGGCCGCCTTCATGGCCTACCTCGCCCTGGCCGGCGACTACTGGCACTACCTCAACCCCAAGTTCAAGCCCCTGACCCTAAGCGCCGCCGTGGTGCTGGCCGCCCTGGCCGTCTGGGCCCTGCTGCGCCCCGTGGCCAAGCCGAGCTTTGCCCGGGCTCTGGCCTATCTGGCCCTGGCCGCCATGGTCGTCATCAGCCAAAACTGGCTGCCGTTTTCCGCCGCCTCCCCCGACGTCGACGTCTTCGCCCTGCCGCCAAGGCTGCCCGCGCCGCCAAAGCCCGCCCCCGCGCTGACCCGCATGACGGTCGACGGCAAGGCCTACATCCCCATCAACACCGTGGAACTCCTGGACCTCGCCCACAACAAGCCGGCAGGGAAATGGACGCTGGCCTACGCCATGCGCGGCTTCGTCAAACGCGATCCTGTCCTCGACGCCAAGGGGGAATTCGTGTTGTGGCGGCTGGCCATCTGGTGCTGCTTCGCGGACAGCACGGCCACCGGCTTCAAGGTCAAGCTGCCCCCCGGCACGCCGCTGCCGCCCGACAAGAGCTGGCAGGTGGCCTACGGCCATCTGGCCGCCATGCCCGAGGACCAGCGCGGCGCGTACGCGCCGCCCGGCATGAGCTTCACGTCCATCTCCCCGGATGCGCTGTTCGTCGCCGACCGCGTCGCGCCAGCCGCCGTCGTGCCCGAGGAGGTCTGCGTGTTCGAATGGCGACCGGCCGAGCCCTATAACTATTGA
- a CDS encoding permease gives MNPTGAIGLFAQATLSIVMEALPFLLLGSVASGLVEAYVPRERVERLVPKGRIAATLFGLALGAATPCCECGVVYLARRLMGKGVPAGAAVTFMLAAPVINPVSILATLVAFRGDPTMAIWRCLIVATAALGVGFLAGGEKAEALVKPLAGGAPACGCGHDHGDNGPGHHHDHAPATVPGTPFGSLADALPVAAMAQHARRDKAASAFTHAMADFLNMAMVLVFGAMAAAAFKAYIPAPVVMAMENDMALAIPGMMALAVGLSLCSQADAFVAASFSTFPMAARLAFLALGPMLDVKLVLMWRQVFTPRLVRRLAILPAAVVFAACVAFGLATGGAS, from the coding sequence ATGAACCCAACCGGCGCGATAGGCCTTTTCGCCCAGGCGACACTCTCCATCGTCATGGAGGCGCTGCCTTTCCTACTTTTGGGATCGGTGGCCTCGGGACTGGTCGAGGCCTACGTGCCGCGCGAACGCGTGGAGCGGCTTGTGCCCAAGGGGCGCATCGCCGCCACGCTCTTCGGCCTGGCCCTTGGCGCGGCCACGCCTTGCTGCGAGTGCGGCGTGGTCTACCTGGCCCGACGCCTCATGGGCAAGGGCGTGCCGGCCGGGGCGGCCGTCACCTTCATGCTGGCCGCGCCGGTCATCAATCCGGTCTCCATCCTGGCCACGCTGGTGGCCTTTCGGGGCGACCCGACCATGGCAATATGGCGCTGCCTGATCGTCGCCACGGCCGCGCTCGGCGTCGGGTTTCTGGCCGGCGGGGAAAAGGCCGAAGCGCTTGTAAAACCCCTGGCCGGGGGCGCGCCCGCCTGCGGCTGCGGCCATGACCACGGCGATAACGGCCCAGGGCACCACCACGACCATGCGCCCGCCACGGTCCCGGGCACGCCCTTCGGCTCCCTGGCCGACGCGCTGCCCGTCGCCGCCATGGCCCAGCATGCCCGGCGCGACAAGGCGGCCAGCGCCTTCACCCACGCCATGGCCGATTTCCTCAACATGGCCATGGTGCTCGTTTTCGGAGCCATGGCCGCGGCGGCCTTCAAGGCCTATATTCCGGCCCCTGTGGTCATGGCCATGGAAAACGACATGGCCCTGGCCATCCCGGGTATGATGGCCCTGGCCGTGGGGCTCTCACTTTGCTCCCAGGCCGATGCCTTCGTGGCCGCCTCGTTTTCCACCTTCCCCATGGCCGCGCGGCTGGCCTTTCTGGCCCTTGGCCCCATGCTCGACGTGAAGCTCGTGCTCATGTGGCGGCAGGTATTCACGCCACGGCTGGTGCGCCGGCTGGCCATCCTGCCGGCGGCGGTGGTCTTCGCCGCCTGCGTCGCCTTCGGCCTGGCCACCGGAGGCGCGTCGTGA
- a CDS encoding ABC transporter ATP-binding protein/permease → MPAAKRRFLSDLWKLTKPYWKSEERLKSGLLLAVIVAMSLGIVYLNVLFNEWNNLFYNSLQEKNIQAFFRLFGRFAILATMFIIVAVYQIYLRQMLQIRWRRWLTQRYTERWLTPHNAYRLRFEGGLTDNPDQRISEDINGFVEQTLSLTLGFLESVVSLVSFSVILWNLSGDIHILNLPIPGSMLWAALVYAGVGSLLTHYIGRPLIRLNFFQQRYEADFRFNLVRVRENAEAIGLYGGEGQEGRGLGERFSHVVANWWGIMRRQKRLTWFSAGYSQAAIIFPFLVAAPRYFSGAIHLGGLMQTVSAFGHVQSALSWFIDAYTRLAAWKATVDRLTGFEAALEDLATHAEAGLTRQTAPAGAGMALRDVSLRLPDGDTLLAGASLTLPPGERVMLAGPSGCGKSTLFRAIGGLWPYAAGELAMPEHERTLFLPQRPYLPIATLAGAVAYPDPPERYGTDMIATTLAECGLPHLVDRIGEERHWSQELSVGEQQRLGFARAILLKPRWLFCDEATSALDEASEKTLYGLLVDRLPDTAILSIAHRPALAAFHHRVARFVPAGEGATWRLDETALAAPQSAPA, encoded by the coding sequence ATGCCCGCAGCCAAGCGGCGCTTTCTGTCCGATTTGTGGAAGCTCACCAAACCCTATTGGAAAAGCGAGGAACGGCTCAAGTCCGGTCTGCTCCTGGCCGTCATCGTCGCCATGAGCCTCGGCATCGTCTACCTCAACGTGCTTTTCAACGAATGGAACAACCTCTTTTACAATTCCCTCCAGGAAAAAAACATCCAGGCCTTTTTCCGGCTCTTCGGCCGGTTCGCCATCCTGGCCACCATGTTCATCATCGTGGCCGTCTACCAGATCTACCTGCGTCAGATGCTGCAAATCCGCTGGCGGCGCTGGCTGACCCAGCGCTATACCGAACGCTGGCTCACGCCGCATAACGCCTACCGACTGCGCTTCGAGGGGGGGCTGACCGACAACCCCGACCAGCGCATCAGCGAGGACATCAACGGCTTCGTGGAGCAGACCCTGTCGCTGACGCTCGGGTTTCTCGAATCCGTGGTGTCGCTCGTCTCCTTTTCCGTCATTCTCTGGAATCTCTCCGGCGACATCCATATCCTGAACCTGCCCATCCCGGGCTCCATGCTCTGGGCCGCCCTGGTCTACGCCGGCGTGGGCTCGCTGCTGACCCATTACATCGGCCGTCCGCTCATTCGCCTGAACTTCTTCCAGCAGCGCTACGAGGCCGATTTCCGTTTCAACCTGGTGCGGGTGCGGGAAAACGCCGAGGCCATCGGGCTCTACGGCGGCGAGGGGCAGGAAGGCCGGGGACTCGGCGAACGCTTCAGCCACGTGGTGGCCAACTGGTGGGGCATCATGCGCCGGCAAAAGCGCCTGACCTGGTTTTCCGCCGGCTATTCCCAGGCGGCCATCATCTTTCCTTTCCTGGTGGCCGCGCCGCGCTATTTTTCCGGGGCCATCCACCTGGGCGGGCTCATGCAGACCGTCTCGGCCTTCGGCCACGTCCAGTCGGCCCTGTCCTGGTTCATCGACGCGTACACGCGTCTGGCCGCATGGAAAGCCACCGTGGACCGGTTGACCGGCTTCGAGGCGGCCCTGGAAGACCTTGCCACCCATGCCGAGGCGGGGCTGACCCGGCAGACCGCGCCGGCCGGGGCGGGCATGGCCCTTCGCGACGTGAGCCTGCGCCTGCCGGACGGCGACACGCTTTTGGCCGGAGCCTCGCTGACCCTGCCGCCGGGGGAACGCGTCATGCTGGCCGGGCCGTCCGGCTGCGGCAAGTCCACGCTGTTTCGGGCCATCGGCGGCCTTTGGCCCTATGCCGCCGGGGAACTGGCCATGCCCGAGCACGAACGGACGCTCTTTCTGCCCCAACGCCCCTACCTGCCCATCGCCACTCTGGCCGGGGCGGTGGCCTACCCGGACCCGCCCGAACGCTACGGCACGGACATGATCGCCACGACCCTGGCGGAATGCGGCCTGCCCCATCTGGTCGACCGGATCGGCGAGGAGCGCCACTGGTCCCAGGAGCTGTCCGTGGGCGAGCAGCAGCGCCTGGGCTTTGCCCGGGCCATCCTCTTGAAGCCACGCTGGCTTTTTTGTGACGAGGCTACCTCGGCCCTGGACGAGGCTTCCGAAAAGACCCTGTACGGCCTGCTTGTCGACCGGTTGCCGGACACGGCCATTTTGAGCATCGCCCACCGCCCGGCCCTGGCCGCCTTCCATCACCGGGTGGCCCGGTTCGTGCCGGCCGGAGAGGGAGCGACCTGGAGGCTGGACGAAACCGCGCTGGCCGCGCCACAATCGGCTCCGGCATGA